The following coding sequences are from one Streptomyces sp. NBC_01232 window:
- the kstD gene encoding 3-oxosteroid 1-dehydrogenase, with protein sequence MSASASRTSPNALPSRRGVLAGTGAGVLAATVLPSASARADSAQDGPLLGEYDVVVAGSGAAGMTAALTAAKRGLSVLVVEKAPTFGGSAARSGAGIWLPNNSVILGAGVPDTPQKAATYLAAVVGPEVPADRQAAFLANGPRMLDFVMANSPLKFRFMEGYSDYYPQLPGGMPNGRSIEPDQIDGRLLGAELARLNPAYMPVPAGMVVFSQDYKWLNLAAVSARGLAVSTECLARGTQAALRGEKPLTMGQALAAGLRAGLQRAGVPVWLNTPLLDLVQEGGSVTGVVVEKEGVRGTVRARRGVVIGSGGFEHNAAMRAQYQQQPIGTQWSVGAKENTGDGIRAGQRAGATLALMEDAWWGPSIPLPGEPYFCLAERTLPGGLIVNANGARFVNEAAPYSDVVHVMYEKDRGAPGSHIPAWLIVDQNYRNKYLFKDILPTLPFPDSWYQAGAAKKAWTWDALAGQIGVPAGALRATLGRFNAQAWSGNDSDFHRGDTAYDHYYTDPNVHPNSCLAPVWVPPFYAFRIVPGDLGTKGGIVTDARARALRPDGSVIPGLYAAGNASAAVMGHSYAGAGSTIGPAMTFGYVAANAIADA encoded by the coding sequence ATGTCCGCAAGCGCTTCACGCACCTCCCCCAACGCCCTTCCTTCCAGACGCGGGGTCCTCGCCGGTACGGGGGCCGGGGTGCTCGCCGCCACCGTGCTGCCCTCCGCCTCGGCCCGCGCCGACAGCGCTCAGGACGGGCCCTTGCTCGGCGAGTACGACGTCGTCGTGGCCGGGTCCGGGGCCGCCGGGATGACCGCCGCGCTCACCGCCGCCAAGCGGGGGCTGAGCGTGCTGGTGGTCGAGAAGGCCCCGACCTTCGGCGGATCGGCCGCGCGGTCCGGGGCCGGCATCTGGCTCCCCAACAATTCGGTGATCCTGGGCGCGGGGGTGCCGGACACCCCGCAGAAGGCGGCGACGTACCTCGCGGCCGTGGTCGGGCCGGAGGTGCCGGCCGACCGGCAGGCCGCGTTCCTCGCGAACGGGCCCCGGATGCTGGACTTCGTGATGGCCAACAGCCCGCTGAAGTTCCGCTTCATGGAGGGGTACAGCGACTACTACCCCCAGCTGCCGGGCGGGATGCCGAACGGCCGTTCCATCGAGCCGGACCAGATCGACGGCCGTCTCCTGGGCGCGGAACTGGCCCGCCTGAACCCGGCGTACATGCCGGTCCCGGCAGGCATGGTGGTCTTCAGCCAGGACTACAAGTGGCTGAACCTGGCGGCGGTGAGCGCCAGGGGGCTCGCGGTATCCACCGAGTGCCTGGCCCGCGGCACACAGGCGGCGCTGCGCGGTGAGAAGCCGCTGACGATGGGCCAGGCCCTGGCGGCCGGACTGCGCGCCGGACTCCAGCGGGCGGGCGTACCGGTGTGGCTGAACACTCCGCTGCTGGACCTGGTCCAGGAGGGCGGTTCGGTCACCGGAGTGGTGGTGGAGAAGGAGGGCGTGCGGGGCACCGTACGGGCCCGGCGCGGGGTGGTCATCGGCTCGGGCGGTTTCGAGCACAACGCGGCGATGCGTGCGCAGTACCAGCAGCAGCCGATCGGCACCCAGTGGTCGGTGGGCGCGAAGGAGAACACCGGCGACGGGATCCGGGCGGGGCAGCGGGCCGGGGCCACGCTGGCGCTGATGGAGGACGCGTGGTGGGGGCCGTCGATCCCGCTGCCCGGCGAGCCGTACTTCTGTCTCGCCGAACGGACCCTGCCGGGCGGGCTGATCGTGAACGCGAACGGCGCGCGGTTCGTCAACGAGGCGGCGCCGTACAGCGATGTGGTGCACGTGATGTACGAGAAGGACCGGGGTGCGCCCGGCTCGCACATCCCGGCCTGGCTGATCGTGGATCAGAACTACCGCAACAAGTACCTGTTCAAGGACATCCTGCCGACCCTGCCCTTCCCGGACTCGTGGTACCAGGCGGGCGCGGCGAAGAAGGCGTGGACCTGGGACGCGCTGGCGGGCCAGATCGGGGTCCCGGCGGGCGCGCTGCGGGCGACGCTGGGCCGCTTCAACGCGCAGGCGTGGAGCGGCAACGACTCCGACTTCCACCGGGGGGACACGGCGTACGACCACTACTACACGGATCCGAACGTGCACCCGAACTCGTGTCTGGCACCCGTCTGGGTCCCGCCGTTCTACGCGTTCAGGATCGTGCCGGGGGATCTGGGTACGAAGGGCGGCATCGTGACCGACGCACGGGCGCGGGCCCTGCGGCCGGACGGATCGGTGATCCCGGGCCTGTACGCGGCCGGCAACGCGAGCGCGGCGGTGATGGGCCACAGCTACGCGGGGGCCGGATCGACGATCGGCCCCGCGATGACGTTCGGCTACGTGGCGGCGAACGCCATCGCGGACGCGTGA